The following are from one region of the Shinella sp. PSBB067 genome:
- a CDS encoding helix-turn-helix transcriptional regulator — translation MRFSVLDSLAAAIDAVGSAQFYPLMCAYLRECLEFDNVIVVIFVGSNVPHIAHTRHYGPDVFRFVDEQYLSGAYLLDPVYHFHLRHGDAGLYRLLDVAPDQFRSSRYYKWYYGRIGISDEISVILPVSRNATITISMGKDSSSGTTFSQKAEEGLRKHRSVIMAVLRAHWNALDAPHLNIPRATSLADSLRQELRSNHGVSISTRQAEVALLILQGHSSPSIGLQLGVSTETVKVFRKQLYSRCGICSQAELFNLLMPMLGNANVRKESN, via the coding sequence ATGAGATTCTCCGTCCTCGATAGCCTCGCCGCGGCGATCGATGCTGTCGGCTCCGCCCAATTCTATCCGTTGATGTGCGCGTACCTGCGCGAATGCCTGGAATTCGACAACGTGATCGTCGTCATCTTCGTTGGTTCGAACGTCCCCCACATCGCCCATACGCGGCATTACGGTCCCGATGTGTTCCGGTTCGTCGATGAGCAATACCTTTCCGGCGCCTATCTCCTGGATCCGGTCTACCACTTCCACTTGAGGCACGGCGACGCCGGGCTCTACCGCCTGCTTGACGTCGCGCCGGACCAGTTCCGCAGCAGTCGCTACTATAAATGGTACTACGGCAGGATCGGGATTTCCGACGAGATCTCCGTCATCCTCCCCGTCTCCCGGAACGCGACCATCACGATTTCAATGGGCAAGGATTCGTCCTCGGGAACGACGTTTTCGCAAAAGGCCGAGGAGGGCCTTCGAAAACACCGGTCGGTCATCATGGCCGTCCTCAGGGCCCATTGGAACGCGCTCGATGCGCCACATCTCAACATCCCCCGCGCGACGTCCCTGGCCGATAGCCTTCGCCAGGAGCTCCGGAGCAATCATGGTGTGTCCATAAGCACCCGTCAGGCCGAAGTCGCGCTCCTGATTTTGCAGGGGCATTCCTCGCCATCCATCGGCTTGCAGCTTGGGGTGAGCACCGAAACGGTCAAGGTTTTTAGAAAGCAGCTCTATAGCCGGTGCGGCATATGTTCCCAGGCCGAACTCTTCAACCTTCTCATGCCGATGCTGGGAAATGCCAACGTTCGAAAGGAAAGCAATTGA
- a CDS encoding ABC transporter ATP-binding protein, translating into MTLTLKTLAFGYRDREIGHGVDLSLQGGEVLALLGPNGAGKTTLFKTMLGLLPVKAGEVLLDGRPLSGWSRRERALRIAYVPQAHAAPFPFTVRDLVLMGRAAHLSAFALPGARDRAIAEAALENLGIAKLADTPSTEISGGERQLALIARALAQEARIVVMDEPTASLDYGNQMRLLAHIRRLAADGLAIVLSTHNPDHALQAADRVALLKDGELTALGATRETLTPNALKTLYGIEVVIGSVPGSDAFVCAPRPG; encoded by the coding sequence ATGACCCTGACCCTCAAGACGCTCGCTTTCGGCTATCGCGACCGCGAAATCGGTCACGGCGTCGATCTGTCGCTTCAGGGTGGGGAGGTACTTGCCTTGCTCGGCCCGAACGGAGCGGGCAAGACGACCCTGTTCAAGACCATGCTGGGTCTGCTGCCCGTCAAGGCGGGGGAAGTCCTGCTCGATGGCAGGCCGCTTTCCGGCTGGTCACGCCGCGAGCGGGCGCTGCGCATCGCCTATGTACCGCAGGCTCATGCCGCGCCCTTTCCCTTCACCGTGCGCGATCTCGTGTTGATGGGGCGTGCGGCGCATCTTTCCGCCTTCGCCTTGCCCGGCGCGCGTGACCGCGCGATCGCCGAAGCCGCGCTGGAAAATCTCGGCATCGCAAAACTTGCCGATACGCCCTCGACGGAGATCAGCGGAGGGGAAAGACAGCTTGCGCTGATCGCCCGCGCCCTGGCGCAGGAAGCACGCATCGTTGTCATGGACGAACCGACGGCAAGCCTCGACTACGGCAACCAGATGCGGTTGCTCGCCCATATCCGCCGGCTGGCGGCGGACGGGCTTGCCATCGTGCTCTCGACGCACAATCCCGACCATGCCCTGCAGGCAGCCGATCGTGTCGCCCTCCTGAAGGACGGCGAACTGACAGCCCTCGGTGCCACGCGTGAAACGTTGACGCCCAATGCCCTGAAGACGCTTTACGGCATCGAGGTGGTGATCGGCAGCGTCCCGGGAAGCGACGCATTCGTCTGTGCCCCGCGGCCCGGCTGA
- a CDS encoding TonB-dependent siderophore receptor, whose protein sequence is MGYLIVRASVALLSSTVFVVPAMPAFAQSPAADTPAVKTSAKKPRVKAEDNGAFELGKIIVPGGGGSSGQTVSQSTITADEMRSANRDVLDDALRVVPGVEVGNSGGSRNERMVYVRGFDRWQVPLYIDGVRIYLPADNRIDYGRFLTPDLAEIQVQKGYVPVLNGPGGMGGAINLVTKTPTEAFEGEVQTGLEFGNTGELASYKTFASVGTRQDTFYVQASGSVRSSDGWFLSRDFTPNAVENGGRRDFSDVKDWRGNIKVGITPNDTDEYVISYTKQESEKNAPYAVNQAVLGRTPLPVFGIGDKYQRNWTWPQWDIDSLSFNSYTAIGDASYVKVKAFYNTFDNILSAYDDSTFSTQKAEKLAFDSYYDDHAYGLSAEAGTEIAGNSLKAAIHYRRDSHTEWNDNRPDHPTLHFIEPRQTQVEDGLALALENTYHATDTLDLVAGLSYEKTTLKRAEEYDSKKTPKFFSYPLGGSDSVNWQTAAVWRPTAVTELHASISSRTRFPNMFERFSTRFGTVKPNPNLGSERALNFEVGGETELTDRLRASGAVFYSDIADAIQSVDIGVDPNDATKRLVQNQNVGNARYYGFELKTDWDVTDELTLGGIYTYLKREINDPARPTLRSTGVPEHLLYAYATWSPTEKFSMTGSLETSSSRWSDHPAGGDRYVETGGFALANLNFEYKFTDAYSTNFGVRNLFDRNYELVTGFPEPGRTFYLNARATF, encoded by the coding sequence ATGGGTTATCTTATCGTCCGCGCTTCAGTGGCGCTTCTGAGCTCGACGGTCTTTGTCGTCCCGGCCATGCCTGCGTTCGCGCAATCGCCGGCGGCGGACACGCCGGCCGTCAAGACCTCCGCCAAGAAGCCGCGGGTCAAGGCGGAAGACAACGGCGCGTTCGAACTGGGCAAGATCATCGTCCCGGGCGGCGGTGGCAGCAGCGGCCAGACCGTTTCCCAATCCACCATCACGGCCGACGAGATGCGCAGCGCCAATCGCGATGTGCTCGACGATGCCCTGCGCGTCGTTCCGGGTGTCGAGGTGGGCAATTCCGGTGGTAGCCGCAATGAGCGCATGGTCTATGTGCGCGGTTTCGACCGCTGGCAGGTGCCGCTTTATATCGACGGCGTTCGCATTTACCTGCCGGCCGACAACCGCATCGACTACGGCCGGTTCCTGACGCCGGATCTTGCCGAGATTCAGGTGCAGAAAGGCTATGTCCCGGTTCTCAACGGCCCCGGCGGCATGGGCGGCGCCATCAATCTCGTCACCAAGACGCCGACCGAGGCCTTCGAGGGTGAAGTCCAGACCGGGCTGGAATTCGGCAATACGGGGGAGCTTGCCTCCTACAAGACCTTCGCCTCCGTCGGCACGCGGCAGGATACGTTCTATGTGCAGGCAAGCGGCTCGGTGCGTTCCAGCGACGGCTGGTTCCTTTCGCGCGATTTCACGCCCAACGCGGTCGAGAACGGCGGGCGCCGGGATTTCAGCGACGTAAAAGACTGGCGCGGCAACATCAAGGTCGGCATCACGCCGAACGATACGGACGAATACGTCATCAGCTATACCAAGCAGGAGAGTGAAAAGAACGCGCCCTATGCTGTCAACCAGGCTGTGCTCGGGCGCACGCCGTTGCCCGTCTTCGGCATAGGAGACAAGTACCAGCGCAACTGGACGTGGCCGCAATGGGACATCGATTCGCTTTCGTTCAATTCCTACACGGCGATCGGCGACGCCTCCTATGTGAAGGTGAAGGCCTTCTACAACACCTTCGACAATATCCTCTCCGCCTACGACGACAGCACCTTCTCCACGCAGAAGGCGGAAAAGCTCGCCTTCGACAGCTACTACGACGACCATGCCTACGGCCTCAGCGCCGAAGCCGGCACGGAAATCGCCGGCAACAGCCTGAAGGCGGCAATCCACTATCGCCGGGACAGCCACACGGAATGGAACGACAACCGGCCGGACCATCCGACCCTGCATTTCATCGAACCGCGGCAGACGCAGGTCGAGGACGGCCTCGCCCTCGCGCTGGAAAACACCTACCACGCCACCGACACGCTCGATCTCGTCGCCGGCCTCAGCTACGAGAAGACCACGCTGAAGAGGGCGGAGGAGTACGACTCCAAGAAGACGCCCAAGTTCTTCTCCTATCCGCTTGGCGGCAGTGATTCCGTCAACTGGCAGACGGCGGCCGTCTGGCGCCCGACCGCCGTCACCGAGCTTCACGCCAGCATTTCTTCACGCACCCGCTTCCCCAACATGTTCGAGCGGTTCAGCACGCGGTTTGGAACAGTCAAACCCAATCCAAATCTCGGCTCCGAACGTGCGCTCAATTTCGAGGTTGGCGGTGAAACCGAGTTGACGGACAGGTTGCGCGCATCCGGAGCGGTTTTCTATAGCGATATCGCGGATGCCATCCAGTCCGTCGATATCGGTGTCGATCCCAACGATGCAACAAAGAGGCTCGTTCAGAACCAAAACGTTGGCAACGCCCGCTACTACGGTTTCGAGTTGAAAACCGATTGGGACGTTACCGACGAGTTGACCCTCGGCGGAATTTACACCTATCTCAAGCGCGAGATCAACGATCCGGCTCGCCCGACCCTGCGTTCGACTGGCGTGCCGGAACATCTCCTCTACGCCTATGCGACTTGGTCTCCAACGGAGAAGTTCTCCATGACGGGCAGCTTGGAAACCTCGTCGTCGCGTTGGTCGGATCATCCGGCGGGAGGCGACCGTTATGTCGAAACGGGAGGCTTCGCCCTCGCAAACCTGAATTTCGAGTATAAGTTCACGGATGCGTATTCGACGAATTTCGGCGTGCGCAACCTGTTCGACAGGAACTACGAGCTCGTCACCGGTTTCCCCGAACCCGGCCGCACCTTCTATCTGAATGCCCGCGCCACGTTCTGA
- a CDS encoding iron ABC transporter substrate-binding protein: MSVFRGLVGLVALLLSSLPATARSVTDAAGRVVEIPDKVQRVLAAGPPASVLVYVLAPEKLAGWVREPKPEEKAFLLPAVRDLPVFGQLTGKGGTANMEAVLAARPDIIVDVGTVSATYASLADKVQAQTGIPYVLIDGTFARSAAMLRETGAILGVPERAEALAAYADEKLAALEKSLAAIPAEKRPSVYFGRGAEGLETGLSGSINMEILEAAGARNAAAAAGKGGLTQVSLEQVLSWKPDVILASSPKFAHAIKDDPLWRELDAVKAGRIHVAPALPFGWIDSPPGVNRLIGISWLEHTLYPEAFPAKLDEDVRTFFKLFYHVELDDAQLAGLIGRDADR, encoded by the coding sequence ATGTCGGTCTTCCGTGGCCTTGTCGGTCTTGTCGCTCTTCTTTTGTCCTCTCTACCTGCGACGGCGCGCAGTGTCACAGACGCCGCCGGCCGTGTCGTGGAGATACCGGACAAGGTGCAGCGCGTGCTCGCCGCCGGCCCGCCGGCCTCCGTGCTGGTCTATGTTCTCGCTCCGGAAAAACTCGCCGGCTGGGTGCGTGAGCCGAAGCCGGAGGAAAAAGCTTTCCTGCTGCCCGCCGTCCGCGACCTTCCCGTCTTCGGACAACTCACCGGCAAGGGAGGCACGGCGAATATGGAGGCCGTGCTGGCGGCAAGGCCCGATATCATCGTGGACGTCGGCACGGTGAGCGCCACCTATGCCTCGCTTGCCGACAAGGTGCAGGCGCAAACGGGCATTCCCTATGTGCTGATCGATGGCACCTTCGCCCGCAGCGCCGCCATGCTGCGAGAGACGGGTGCGATCCTTGGCGTTCCCGAACGGGCAGAAGCCCTTGCTGCCTATGCCGACGAAAAGCTCGCCGCACTGGAAAAGAGCCTTGCCGCCATTCCCGCGGAAAAGCGCCCGTCGGTCTACTTCGGGCGTGGCGCGGAGGGATTGGAGACGGGGCTTTCCGGCTCGATCAACATGGAGATCCTGGAGGCGGCCGGCGCGCGCAACGCTGCCGCCGCCGCTGGCAAGGGCGGCCTGACGCAGGTTTCGCTCGAGCAGGTCCTGTCGTGGAAACCGGACGTCATCCTCGCCTCCTCGCCGAAATTCGCCCACGCGATCAAGGATGATCCGCTCTGGCGGGAACTCGACGCGGTGAAGGCCGGGAGGATCCACGTCGCACCGGCTCTGCCCTTCGGCTGGATCGATTCCCCGCCCGGAGTGAACCGGCTGATCGGCATTTCATGGCTGGAGCACACGCTCTATCCCGAGGCTTTCCCGGCGAAGCTGGACGAGGACGTCAGGACCTTCTTCAAGCTGTTCTATCATGTCGAGCTGGATGACGCCCAGCTCGCGGGCCTCATCGGCCGGGATGCGGACAGGTAG
- the gluQRS gene encoding tRNA glutamyl-Q(34) synthetase GluQRS: MPEDLMQSPLSKNRVFRFAPSPNGLLHLGHALSAILNHDLAAACGGRFLLRIEDIDPARSRPEFEAAIYRDLAWLGLDWERPVRRQSEHLAFYAEALERLKEMGVLYPGFLSRGEVKARVEAHEAAGGVWPRDPDGAPLYPTEERGLDRPQALAFIAEGRQHAWRLDMEKARTLAPAALDWSEAGEGPEGETGTVAARPERWGDIILSRPDAPASYHLAVVLDDAAQGITDVVRGQDLFHATAVHRLLQCLLGLPAPRYTHHGLVPGPDGRKLSKSNQDTGIAAYCGKGVSPAGIRALLAGYGFVLH; this comes from the coding sequence ATGCCAGAAGACCTCATGCAAAGCCCTTTGTCAAAAAATCGCGTCTTCCGTTTCGCGCCGAGCCCCAACGGCCTGCTGCATCTCGGCCACGCATTGTCGGCGATCCTCAACCACGACCTTGCCGCGGCCTGCGGCGGGCGCTTCCTGCTGCGCATCGAGGACATCGATCCGGCGCGCTCGCGGCCCGAATTCGAGGCGGCGATCTATCGCGACCTCGCCTGGCTCGGGCTCGACTGGGAAAGGCCGGTGCGGCGCCAGTCGGAGCATCTTGCCTTCTATGCCGAGGCGCTGGAGCGGCTGAAGGAGATGGGCGTGCTCTATCCCGGCTTCCTCAGCCGGGGCGAGGTGAAGGCGCGCGTCGAGGCGCACGAGGCGGCGGGCGGCGTCTGGCCGCGCGATCCGGACGGCGCGCCGCTCTATCCGACGGAGGAGCGCGGGCTCGACCGTCCGCAGGCGCTCGCCTTCATCGCGGAAGGCCGGCAGCATGCCTGGCGGCTCGACATGGAGAAGGCCCGGACGCTCGCGCCGGCGGCGCTGGACTGGTCTGAGGCCGGCGAGGGGCCGGAGGGCGAGACGGGAACGGTCGCGGCCCGGCCGGAGCGCTGGGGCGACATCATCCTCTCGCGGCCGGATGCACCGGCGAGCTACCACCTTGCCGTCGTGCTGGACGATGCGGCGCAGGGCATCACCGACGTGGTGCGCGGGCAGGATCTCTTCCATGCGACGGCCGTCCACCGGCTGCTGCAATGCCTGCTCGGCCTGCCCGCGCCGCGCTATACCCATCACGGGCTGGTGCCGGGGCCGGACGGGCGGAAGCTTTCCAAGAGCAATCAGGATACGGGGATCGCGGCCTATTGCGGGAAGGGCGTCTCACCGGCCGGCATTCGCGCCCTGCTCGCGGGCTATGGCTTCGTCCTCCATTGA
- a CDS encoding DUF3768 domain-containing protein: MMLPRTECGSSGHVVATRGVMLLSPDDRCGLFHAMRELDRFNPEDDPYGEHDFGALAFKDVRYFRKIDYYDLDLRYASPDSADPAFTVRVMTIMQTGEY; the protein is encoded by the coding sequence ATGATGCTACCGCGCACCGAGTGTGGATCGAGCGGCCATGTCGTCGCCACGCGCGGCGTCATGCTTCTTTCGCCCGACGACCGGTGCGGCCTGTTTCATGCGATGCGGGAGCTCGACCGCTTCAATCCCGAAGACGATCCCTATGGCGAGCACGACTTCGGCGCGCTGGCCTTCAAGGATGTGCGGTACTTCCGGAAGATCGACTATTACGACCTCGATCTTCGCTACGCCTCACCCGATTCGGCCGACCCCGCCTTCACCGTTCGCGTCATGACGATCATGCAGACGGGCGAATATTGA
- a CDS encoding iron ABC transporter permease, with the protein MFLSRRPAAVLGLAGLALLALFSMMIGKYGSGPGPLFAALRQLVTGEGSDPLLATVLWNVRLPRVVAAVVVGAALAAAGATYQGLFRNPLVSPDLLGVSVGASLGAVAGIFLSLPVLAIQLAAFVGGLVAVLLVTGVGMLVRERDPVLTLVLAGIAIQALIGAGISLIKILADPYDQLPAITYWLLGSMTAVTRFDVFSILPALGIGFVPLVLLRWRMNVMTLGEEEAQTLGIDTLKTRIVLIAGATLVTAATVSITGIIGWIGLVIPHIARMLVGPDFRRLLPAAMMLGAAYLLVVDMLARSIASIEVPLGILTATVGAPFFLWLLISGKRGWS; encoded by the coding sequence GTGTTCCTGTCCCGCCGCCCGGCGGCGGTGCTCGGCCTTGCCGGTCTCGCTCTGCTGGCGCTCTTCTCCATGATGATCGGCAAGTACGGCAGCGGGCCGGGGCCGCTGTTCGCGGCGCTGCGGCAACTGGTGACGGGCGAGGGAAGCGACCCGTTGCTTGCCACCGTGCTCTGGAACGTGCGTCTGCCGCGCGTAGTGGCCGCTGTGGTCGTCGGTGCGGCGCTGGCGGCGGCTGGAGCGACCTATCAGGGGCTGTTCCGCAATCCACTCGTCTCGCCGGACCTGCTTGGCGTGTCGGTGGGGGCAAGCCTGGGGGCGGTGGCAGGCATCTTCCTGTCGCTGCCGGTGCTGGCAATCCAGCTTGCAGCCTTTGTCGGCGGCCTCGTCGCGGTCTTGCTCGTTACCGGCGTCGGCATGCTGGTGCGCGAGCGCGATCCGGTGCTGACGCTGGTGCTGGCCGGCATCGCCATCCAGGCATTGATCGGCGCGGGCATATCGCTGATCAAGATCCTTGCCGATCCCTACGACCAGCTTCCGGCGATCACCTACTGGCTGCTCGGCAGCATGACGGCAGTGACCCGTTTCGACGTTTTCTCCATCCTGCCCGCCCTGGGGATCGGCTTCGTGCCGCTCGTCCTTCTGCGCTGGCGCATGAATGTCATGACGCTGGGGGAAGAGGAGGCCCAGACGCTGGGCATCGATACATTGAAGACGCGCATCGTGCTGATCGCCGGTGCGACGCTGGTGACGGCGGCGACGGTTTCGATCACCGGTATCATAGGCTGGATCGGGCTCGTCATCCCGCATATCGCCCGCATGCTCGTCGGGCCGGACTTTCGCCGTTTATTGCCGGCCGCCATGATGCTCGGTGCCGCCTATCTCCTCGTCGTCGACATGCTGGCGCGTTCCATCGCATCGATCGAGGTGCCGCTCGGCATCCTGACGGCGACGGTCGGCGCGCCCTTCTTCCTCTGGCTGCTGATCTCCGGCAAACGGGGCTGGTCATGA
- a CDS encoding HNH endonuclease has protein sequence MTISVSPQALPALVLNADYRPLSYYPLSLWSWQDAIKAVFLDRVNIIAEYEHSVSSPSFTMRLPSVVCLKTYVQPSRHPAFTRFNVFLRDKFECQYCGSPDDLTFDHVIPRAHGGETTWHNVVAACSPCNLRKGSKLPKQAGMHPHQKPYQPTVQDLHNNGRLFPPNYLHESWMDYLYWDVELQP, from the coding sequence TTGACGATTTCTGTTTCACCACAGGCCCTGCCAGCCCTTGTATTGAATGCTGACTACAGGCCGCTGAGTTATTATCCCTTGTCGCTGTGGTCCTGGCAGGACGCGATCAAGGCCGTGTTTCTTGACCGCGTAAACATCATCGCCGAATACGAACATTCGGTCTCCTCTCCCAGCTTCACGATGCGCCTGCCGAGCGTCGTGTGCCTGAAAACCTACGTGCAGCCGTCACGCCATCCGGCCTTCACCCGGTTCAACGTGTTCCTGCGCGACAAGTTCGAATGCCAGTACTGCGGGTCGCCGGACGACCTGACCTTCGACCATGTCATCCCCCGCGCCCATGGCGGCGAGACGACGTGGCACAACGTGGTCGCGGCCTGCTCCCCGTGCAATTTGAGAAAAGGCAGCAAGCTGCCGAAGCAGGCGGGCATGCACCCGCATCAGAAGCCCTACCAGCCGACGGTTCAGGATCTGCACAACAACGGGCGACTGTTTCCACCCAACTATCTGCATGAAAGCTGGATGGACTATCTCTACTGGGACGTCGAACTGCAACCCTGA
- a CDS encoding DNA-3-methyladenine glycosylase has translation MHMIRTEADVAAGLVDLALLDARLFTVIDKAGPVPLRRLAPGYRGLSGIIVAQMVSRASADAIWRRLEEAAGDITPHHMLGLSDEDCRAVGLSRAKADTLRRAAEAVDRGDLDLDAVCTMEAVAATRKLTAIKGIGRWTADVYLLFCGGHPDIFPSGDIALQNAVAHALGLAVRPSPQELDRIAESWSPWRGVSARLFWAYYAREMRREVAPVLEG, from the coding sequence CTGCACATGATCAGAACGGAGGCGGATGTCGCCGCGGGGCTCGTCGACCTCGCGCTGCTCGACGCGCGCCTCTTCACCGTCATCGACAAGGCCGGCCCGGTGCCGCTGCGCCGGCTTGCGCCCGGCTACCGCGGCCTTTCCGGCATTATCGTGGCGCAGATGGTCTCGCGGGCGAGCGCCGATGCGATCTGGCGGCGGCTGGAGGAGGCGGCCGGCGACATCACGCCCCACCACATGCTCGGCCTTTCCGACGAGGATTGCCGCGCCGTCGGCCTGTCGCGCGCCAAGGCGGACACCCTGCGCCGGGCGGCCGAGGCCGTCGACCGCGGCGACCTCGATCTCGACGCCGTCTGCACGATGGAGGCGGTGGCCGCGACACGCAAGCTCACCGCCATCAAGGGCATCGGCCGCTGGACGGCGGATGTCTACCTGCTCTTCTGCGGCGGGCATCCGGACATCTTCCCCTCGGGCGACATCGCCCTCCAGAACGCCGTCGCCCATGCGCTCGGCCTTGCCGTCCGGCCGAGCCCGCAGGAGCTCGACCGGATCGCGGAAAGCTGGTCACCCTGGCGCGGCGTCTCGGCCCGGCTTTTCTGGGCCTATTACGCGCGGGAAATGCGCCGCGAAGTGGCGCCGGTGCTGGAGGGCTGA
- a CDS encoding disulfide bond formation protein B — MTASLSRKTSAGLLSLGMAATVGGALAFEHVGGYIPCALCLLQRDPYYYGIPVAIAALLSALFGGPAWLTRLLLAVAGIMMLVGAGMGVYHAGVEWGFWEGPATCATSAQGVTQNAGDLLSDLNAKHGPSCTEASFRLLGLSFAGWNVIASLILAAIAFSGARSAKA; from the coding sequence ATGACCGCATCCCTTTCCCGCAAGACATCCGCAGGCCTCCTTTCGCTCGGCATGGCCGCGACCGTGGGCGGGGCGCTCGCCTTCGAGCATGTCGGCGGCTATATTCCCTGCGCGCTCTGCCTTCTGCAGCGCGATCCCTATTACTACGGCATTCCGGTGGCCATCGCCGCCCTGCTTTCCGCGCTTTTCGGCGGTCCGGCCTGGCTGACGCGGCTGCTGCTCGCCGTCGCGGGCATCATGATGCTCGTCGGTGCCGGCATGGGCGTCTATCATGCGGGCGTGGAATGGGGCTTCTGGGAGGGACCTGCGACCTGCGCCACTTCCGCGCAGGGCGTCACGCAGAATGCAGGTGATCTTCTCTCCGACCTCAATGCCAAGCACGGCCCGTCCTGCACGGAAGCGTCCTTCCGGCTCCTCGGCCTGTCGTTCGCCGGCTGGAACGTGATCGCAAGCCTGATCCTTGCCGCGATCGCCTTTTCGGGCGCGCGGTCGGCGAAAGCTTGA
- a CDS encoding DUF2478 domain-containing protein, translating into MHIGYVSSDEEMRTNAALSAVAESAKREGLALAGTVQPVDPGGVHEKCNIVLGLLPDGERRNISLNLGPGATGCRLDAAALEEAVMVVHDRLPSAQGLIVNKFGKQEAIGRGLVAAIIEACDRGLPVLVGVSPQWREAFLAFANGKAIELPPEEAHLLDWLRAACPELPNQ; encoded by the coding sequence ATGCATATCGGCTATGTCAGCTCTGATGAGGAGATGAGGACAAATGCAGCTCTTTCCGCGGTCGCCGAATCGGCGAAGCGGGAAGGGCTTGCGCTGGCAGGGACGGTCCAGCCGGTTGATCCCGGCGGCGTCCATGAAAAGTGCAACATCGTCCTCGGCCTCCTGCCCGACGGCGAGCGGCGGAATATCAGCCTCAACCTCGGCCCGGGCGCGACCGGATGTCGGCTGGATGCAGCGGCGCTGGAGGAGGCGGTGATGGTCGTCCACGACAGGCTGCCGAGCGCCCAAGGCCTGATCGTGAACAAATTCGGCAAGCAGGAAGCAATCGGCCGCGGGCTGGTGGCAGCCATCATCGAAGCCTGTGACCGCGGGCTTCCTGTGCTGGTCGGTGTCTCGCCGCAATGGCGGGAGGCGTTTCTTGCCTTTGCCAATGGGAAAGCAATTGAACTGCCTCCCGAAGAGGCGCACCTTCTAGACTGGCTGCGCGCAGCTTGTCCCGAGCTGCCGAACCAGTAG